One genomic region from Desertifilum tharense IPPAS B-1220 encodes:
- a CDS encoding GAF domain-containing protein, whose protein sequence is MDVTEIKPTTIQPSQTALVEAIPDTIFRCRADGTYLEVKPAKDTHLPFPPNGFLGKKISDFLPQALAERFLQAQAKAIALNEIQTLEYQLPDSLEPDARLRNYEARIVAMGADETLFIVRDITERKRYEAELVRRSRHATLQSEISLSFTQSGSLNSLLQRCCQSLVQHLDAAFARIWLLNANNNCLELKASAGLYTHLNGNHASIPVGQYKIGRIAAKRQPYLTNNVFNDPHISNPEWARQEGMVAFAGYPLLVEEQLIGVMALFACHPLERSTFNTLESIASQVAIAIKREHAEQATQQLTYALQQAQRIAHIGNWEFEPSSEVITWSEELFHIYGYPVGRVPTLPEVLNAIHPEDRDLWLEAVNQSVQQGIPYSIDHRIYRGDGEMRYINSRGEAQFDPNGNICKLFGTAMDITERKQVEEALRQQFLRQRLVNSILERIRSSLNGEAILKTAVEEVRRFLRTDRTVIYQFNPDWSGRVVVESVGEEWIPIIDLDTQDRCFQQTYVQLYQQGRIGIVEDVCTADLHPCHKELLNSLQVQANLAIPIFQNTSSTKDRTAQTKSNRLWGLLIAHHCRGPREWQATEIHSLQQLSVQLAIAIQQSLLFEQAQSEIAERQQVELALRESEARERARARQLALTLRELQSTQAQLVQTEKMASLGQLVAGVAHEINNPVSFIYGNIAHANDYIDDLLSLIELYQHHYPQPAPAIQQEIEAVDLAFLVEDFPRLLQSMKEGASRIKEIVLSLRNFSRLDEAEMKEADLHSGINSTLMILQHRLKEQTQRPAVNVVREYGNLVPVACYPGQLNQVFMNILTNAIDALEERCQQERNFQPEIRIVTEWASGAAFENAELGDRALIRIVDNGRGIPAQSQKRLFDPFFTTKPVGQGTGLGLSISYQIIVEKHGGQISCNSQVGQGTEFVIEIPTRSVRL, encoded by the coding sequence ATGGATGTGACTGAAATCAAACCCACAACAATCCAACCCTCACAGACTGCCTTAGTCGAGGCAATTCCAGACACGATCTTTCGCTGTCGGGCGGATGGTACCTATTTAGAAGTTAAGCCAGCCAAAGACACTCACCTCCCCTTTCCCCCCAACGGCTTCCTGGGGAAGAAAATCTCGGATTTCCTCCCCCAAGCCCTTGCCGAACGTTTCTTGCAAGCCCAAGCCAAAGCGATCGCCCTCAACGAAATCCAAACCCTAGAGTATCAACTCCCAGACTCCCTAGAACCTGATGCCCGCCTGCGAAACTACGAAGCGCGGATCGTCGCGATGGGTGCTGACGAAACCCTGTTCATCGTGCGCGACATTACCGAACGCAAGCGATACGAAGCCGAATTAGTCCGGCGATCGCGCCATGCAACCCTGCAATCCGAAATTAGCCTATCCTTCACCCAAAGCGGCTCCCTCAACAGCTTACTGCAACGCTGCTGTCAGTCCCTCGTCCAACATCTTGATGCCGCCTTCGCTCGCATTTGGCTGCTTAACGCCAATAACAATTGCTTAGAACTCAAAGCATCCGCCGGCCTATACACCCACCTGAACGGCAACCACGCGTCTATCCCCGTTGGACAATACAAAATCGGTCGCATTGCAGCCAAGCGCCAACCCTATCTCACCAACAACGTCTTCAACGATCCGCACATTAGCAACCCTGAGTGGGCGCGACAGGAGGGGATGGTTGCCTTTGCCGGATATCCCCTCCTGGTTGAAGAGCAACTGATCGGCGTCATGGCCTTGTTTGCTTGCCATCCTTTAGAGCGTTCCACCTTTAACACCCTAGAATCGATTGCCAGTCAAGTGGCGATCGCCATTAAGCGCGAACACGCCGAACAGGCAACCCAGCAATTGACCTATGCTTTACAACAAGCCCAACGGATTGCTCACATTGGCAATTGGGAGTTTGAACCATCCAGCGAAGTCATTACTTGGTCTGAGGAACTGTTCCACATCTACGGATACCCCGTTGGACGCGTCCCCACCCTCCCCGAAGTGCTGAACGCGATCCACCCAGAAGACCGCGATTTGTGGCTAGAAGCCGTCAACCAGTCGGTGCAGCAGGGCATTCCCTACTCAATCGATCACCGGATTTATCGCGGAGATGGGGAAATGCGCTATATCAACAGTCGCGGAGAAGCCCAATTCGATCCGAATGGGAATATTTGTAAGCTGTTCGGGACAGCAATGGATATTACCGAACGCAAGCAAGTCGAAGAGGCACTGCGACAGCAGTTTTTGCGCCAGCGTTTGGTGAATTCAATTTTAGAACGCATTCGCTCCTCGCTCAACGGTGAAGCCATTCTGAAAACTGCGGTTGAAGAGGTTCGCCGCTTTTTACGAACGGATCGCACGGTGATTTATCAGTTTAATCCAGACTGGAGCGGGCGCGTGGTTGTGGAATCGGTGGGGGAGGAATGGATACCGATTATTGATTTGGATACTCAGGATCGATGCTTTCAACAAACCTACGTTCAACTCTATCAACAGGGTCGGATTGGGATTGTGGAAGATGTTTGCACTGCGGATTTACATCCTTGCCATAAGGAGTTGCTCAACAGCTTGCAAGTCCAGGCTAACTTGGCGATTCCGATCTTTCAAAATACATCCTCTACCAAGGATCGGACAGCTCAGACAAAATCGAATCGCTTGTGGGGTTTGTTAATTGCCCACCATTGTCGGGGGCCTCGCGAATGGCAGGCGACGGAAATTCACTCGTTACAACAGTTGAGCGTTCAGTTGGCGATCGCCATTCAACAATCGCTACTGTTTGAACAGGCTCAAAGCGAAATTGCCGAACGCCAGCAAGTGGAGTTAGCTTTACGCGAGTCGGAAGCCAGAGAACGGGCGCGCGCCAGACAATTAGCCCTCACCCTGCGCGAACTGCAAAGCACGCAAGCCCAATTGGTGCAAACTGAAAAAATGGCGTCTTTGGGGCAACTGGTGGCGGGTGTGGCTCACGAAATTAATAATCCCGTGAGTTTTATTTATGGCAATATTGCCCATGCCAATGATTATATTGACGATCTCCTCTCGCTGATTGAGTTGTATCAGCACCACTATCCGCAACCGGCTCCGGCGATTCAACAGGAGATTGAAGCGGTTGATTTAGCGTTTTTAGTGGAAGATTTTCCCCGATTGTTGCAATCGATGAAGGAAGGGGCTAGTCGGATTAAGGAAATTGTGTTATCGCTGCGGAATTTCTCGCGCCTTGATGAGGCGGAGATGAAAGAGGCGGATTTACATTCTGGAATTAACAGCACGCTGATGATTCTTCAGCATCGTCTTAAGGAGCAAACTCAGCGTCCGGCGGTGAATGTCGTTCGAGAGTATGGCAATCTGGTGCCTGTCGCCTGCTATCCCGGCCAGCTCAATCAGGTGTTTATGAATATTTTGACGAATGCCATTGATGCGTTGGAAGAGCGATGTCAGCAGGAGCGGAACTTTCAGCCGGAAATTCGGATTGTGACGGAGTGGGCGAGCGGTGCGGCGTTTGAGAATGCTGAGTTAGGCGATCGCGCTCTGATTCGCATTGTTGATAATGGTCGAGGGATTCCGGCTCAATCGCAAAAGCGACTTTTCGATCCCTTTTTTACCACTAAACCCGTGGGTCAAGGGACGGGATTGGGTTTATCGATTAGCTATCAGATTATTGTCGAGAAACATGGCGGTCAAATTTCTTGCAATTCTCAGGTGGGACAAGGGACGGAATTTGTGATTGAAATTCCGACGCGTTCGGTGCGGCTTTAA
- a CDS encoding pentapeptide repeat-containing protein translates to MNAKTMLGAIALATSTLMIGCNNQPQATTSPQASPNPTTPTTASNNDRVNQLLTTRQCSGCDLQGVNLERADLNGVDLSNANLVNADLDEANLTNANLSGANLNNTELEKANLTGANLSNATFLNADLDDAILTNANVTGTDFTGADLDRVTGLNQPR, encoded by the coding sequence TTGAATGCTAAAACAATGCTCGGTGCGATCGCCCTAGCAACTAGCACTTTAATGATAGGCTGTAACAATCAGCCTCAAGCCACAACCTCACCCCAGGCTTCGCCTAATCCGACTACGCCAACGACTGCTTCTAATAACGATCGCGTTAATCAATTACTGACGACCCGACAATGTTCGGGCTGCGATCTCCAAGGGGTTAACTTAGAAAGAGCAGACTTGAATGGGGTCGATCTCAGTAATGCTAATCTGGTCAACGCCGATCTCGATGAAGCAAATTTGACCAATGCCAATCTAAGTGGCGCTAATCTCAATAATACAGAATTAGAAAAAGCCAACCTCACCGGCGCAAACCTGAGTAATGCCACATTCCTAAATGCCGATTTGGATGATGCAATTCTCACCAATGCAAACGTGACGGGTACAGACTTTACCGGGGCTGATTTAGACCGGGTTACGGGTTTAAATCAACCGCGTTAG
- a CDS encoding transglutaminase family protein — MHYQTVHRTTYTYAQPVTLGPHLIRLRPRSNGWQSLKSFTVEIWPEPAGWTEFLDLEGNALTRVWFKDSTQSLQITAKSRVETHCENPFNYLLEPWAVHLPIEYPSSLLAQLHPYFYPLGIPKPIDPGVVELATDIRYQANNQVVAFLSQLNQAIYERSEHRIRETGPPHPPGITWKEGTGSCRDFALLFMEACRAVGLAARLVSGYQEGDPEAERRDLHAWAEVYLPGAGWRGYDPTQGLVVGDRHISLVAHVDQRQTVPISGKLHTLGVKSEMTFELSIQPLEWVAEQVMTSLK, encoded by the coding sequence ATGCATTATCAAACTGTTCACCGCACGACTTATACTTACGCTCAACCCGTGACGCTAGGGCCGCATCTGATCCGCTTGCGCCCTCGCAGTAACGGCTGGCAAAGTTTAAAGTCTTTCACCGTCGAGATTTGGCCCGAACCCGCAGGTTGGACGGAGTTTCTAGACTTAGAAGGGAATGCGTTAACTCGCGTTTGGTTTAAAGACTCTACGCAATCGTTGCAGATTACCGCTAAATCGCGGGTAGAAACGCACTGTGAAAACCCCTTTAACTATCTTTTAGAACCTTGGGCGGTACATCTCCCCATCGAATATCCCAGTTCGCTGTTAGCGCAACTGCACCCCTATTTCTATCCCTTGGGTATCCCGAAACCCATCGATCCGGGGGTGGTGGAATTGGCCACCGATATTCGCTATCAGGCGAATAATCAGGTGGTGGCATTTTTATCGCAACTCAATCAAGCGATTTACGAACGTTCCGAACATCGCATCCGAGAAACGGGCCCGCCGCATCCTCCCGGTATTACTTGGAAGGAGGGAACGGGGAGTTGTCGCGATTTTGCGTTGCTGTTTATGGAAGCTTGTCGGGCGGTGGGTTTGGCGGCGCGACTCGTCAGCGGCTACCAAGAGGGCGATCCAGAGGCGGAACGGCGCGATTTGCACGCCTGGGCGGAGGTGTATCTACCGGGGGCGGGTTGGCGCGGCTACGATCCAACGCAGGGGTTAGTGGTGGGCGATCGCCATATTAGTCTAGTGGCCCATGTGGATCAGCGTCAAACGGTACCGATTTCGGGCAAACTCCACACTCTGGGGGTGAAATCTGAGATGACGTTTGAGTTATCGATTCAACCGTTGGAATGGGTAGCCGAACAGGTGATGACTTCTTTGAAGTAG
- a CDS encoding alpha-E domain-containing protein: MLSRVADSIYWLNRYVERAENVARFVDANLTLILDSPAGISQQWEPLVVTTGDLQAFQNRYGEVTAENVTQFLTFDPANPNSILSCLQVARENARSIREIISSEMWQQINSFYLMVKEASPGQPLSKLHDFYTEVKLSSHLFAGVMDATMTHNEGWHFGQMGRHLERADKTSRILDVKYYILLPSVKYVGTTLDEIQWMALLRSTSAYEMYRKRISQHRITPTGVANFLILDRDFPRAIRFCLLQAERSLHQITGTPPGTWSDPVERSLGRLRSELDYLTIEDVVQRGLHEFLNDLQTQLNHVGGKIFETYFALHPIG; encoded by the coding sequence ATGTTAAGTCGCGTTGCCGATTCAATTTACTGGCTCAATCGTTATGTTGAGCGGGCTGAAAATGTGGCTCGATTTGTCGATGCCAATCTCACTTTAATTCTCGATTCTCCAGCGGGAATTTCGCAACAATGGGAGCCTCTGGTCGTTACCACAGGGGACTTGCAGGCTTTTCAAAACCGCTACGGTGAAGTTACGGCAGAAAATGTCACGCAGTTTTTAACCTTCGACCCAGCTAATCCGAATTCTATTCTTTCTTGCTTGCAAGTGGCGCGAGAAAATGCCCGTTCTATTCGAGAAATTATCTCTTCAGAAATGTGGCAGCAAATTAACTCCTTTTACCTCATGGTTAAAGAGGCGTCGCCCGGACAGCCGCTTTCTAAACTCCATGATTTTTATACCGAAGTTAAGCTTTCCAGTCACTTATTTGCAGGGGTGATGGATGCCACAATGACCCATAATGAAGGCTGGCATTTTGGACAGATGGGTCGCCATCTTGAACGGGCCGATAAAACTTCGCGGATTTTAGATGTCAAATATTATATTTTGCTGCCTTCGGTGAAATATGTAGGAACCACATTAGACGAAATTCAGTGGATGGCGCTGTTACGTTCAACCAGTGCTTATGAAATGTATCGCAAGCGGATTAGCCAACACCGAATTACGCCAACGGGCGTGGCTAACTTTTTAATTTTAGACCGGGATTTTCCCAGGGCAATTCGCTTTTGCCTCTTGCAAGCAGAGCGATCGCTCCATCAAATTACCGGAACGCCTCCGGGAACCTGGAGCGACCCTGTAGAGCGTTCTTTGGGTCGTTTGCGCTCGGAACTCGATTATCTCACGATTGAGGATGTCGTTCAGCGCGGCTTGCACGAATTTCTCAACGATTTGCAAACCCAACTCAATCATGTGGGCGGGAAAATCTTTGAAACTTACTTCGCACTTCATCCGATTGGCTGA
- a CDS encoding circularly permuted type 2 ATP-grasp protein yields the protein MKFDSYEPGDFYDEMFLAKNQPRPQAAPLIERINALSEGELLQRQQAAQIALFKLGVTFNVYGDTQGTERIFPFDIVPRIVAADEWEQLERGLKQRIQALNLFIADIYSEQKIIKDGIIPAELIYSATGYLKPCMGLKPPGGIWCHITGTDLVRDKDGQWYVLEDNMRCPSGVSYVLENRRVMKSTFPQVFRSMDIRPVDEYPSYLLETLLNLAPPNLQDPRVVVLTPGIFNSAYFEHSFLAQQMGVELVEGRDLVVADGYLQMRTTKGLQRVDVVYRRIDDDFIDPLAFRADSMLGVPGLMEVYRAGRVAIANALGTGVADDKVIYAYVPQMIRYYLGEDQILANVPTYLCWEPKQLDYVLNNLDKLVVKAANESGGYGMLVGTQATPEQRQEFAQKIQANPRNYIAQPTLCLSRVPTLVDSHFAGCHVDLRPYILYGKEICVSPGGLTRVALKRGSLVVNSSQGGGSKDTWVLRE from the coding sequence GTGAAATTTGATTCCTATGAACCTGGGGACTTTTATGACGAAATGTTCCTCGCGAAGAACCAACCCCGTCCTCAAGCAGCCCCTTTAATCGAAAGAATCAACGCCCTCTCGGAGGGAGAACTGCTACAGCGCCAGCAAGCGGCACAAATTGCCCTGTTTAAGCTGGGTGTCACCTTTAATGTTTATGGCGACACTCAAGGGACAGAGCGAATTTTTCCCTTTGATATTGTGCCTCGAATTGTGGCCGCCGATGAATGGGAGCAACTCGAACGCGGACTTAAACAGCGCATTCAAGCCCTAAACCTGTTTATCGCCGATATCTACAGCGAACAAAAAATTATTAAAGATGGGATTATCCCCGCAGAACTGATTTACTCTGCTACGGGCTACTTAAAGCCTTGTATGGGCTTAAAACCGCCAGGGGGGATTTGGTGTCACATCACAGGCACAGACCTAGTGCGCGATAAGGACGGTCAGTGGTATGTCTTAGAGGACAATATGCGCTGTCCTTCTGGGGTATCCTACGTCCTGGAAAATCGCCGCGTGATGAAAAGCACCTTTCCCCAGGTGTTTCGGTCGATGGATATTCGACCCGTGGATGAGTATCCGAGTTATTTACTCGAAACCCTGCTAAATCTGGCTCCTCCTAATTTACAAGATCCGCGCGTCGTGGTTCTCACCCCCGGAATTTTTAATTCTGCCTATTTTGAACATTCCTTCCTAGCGCAGCAAATGGGGGTAGAACTGGTGGAAGGGCGGGATTTGGTGGTGGCGGATGGCTACCTGCAAATGCGGACGACCAAGGGCTTGCAACGGGTGGATGTGGTGTATCGTCGAATTGACGATGATTTTATCGACCCTCTGGCGTTTCGGGCCGATTCGATGTTAGGGGTTCCCGGTTTAATGGAAGTGTACCGCGCCGGACGAGTTGCGATCGCCAACGCCCTAGGCACCGGAGTTGCTGACGATAAGGTCATCTACGCCTACGTTCCCCAAATGATTCGCTACTACCTCGGCGAAGACCAAATTCTGGCGAATGTCCCCACCTATCTGTGTTGGGAACCCAAACAACTCGATTATGTCCTCAACAACCTCGATAAATTAGTAGTGAAAGCGGCTAACGAATCGGGCGGTTATGGGATGTTGGTGGGAACCCAAGCCACCCCCGAACAGCGTCAAGAATTTGCTCAAAAAATTCAAGCCAATCCGCGCAATTACATCGCCCAACCCACCCTTTGTCTGTCTCGCGTCCCCACCTTAGTTGATAGCCATTTTGCCGGGTGTCACGTCGATTTACGACCCTATATTCTCTACGGTAAAGAGATTTGTGTCAGTCCCGGTGGCTTAACTCGCGTTGCTTTAAAACGGGGTTCCCTCGTTGTCAATTCCTCGCAAGGGGGCGGAAGTAAAGATACTTGGGTGCTGAGGGAATGA
- a CDS encoding ABC transporter permease, translated as MHANLLKSLVQRDLEARYKGSILGNLWPLLNQLSQLLIYTYVFSIVLKVKLDVQGVPANNLTFGLWLFAGLLPWTAFLVGFIQSSSSVINQPNLVKKVVFPLTLLPLVPVFSAFIESSMGLMALIILTGLITQTLHPTLWLLPLVWIPQLLLTSGLGYLVAGLTVFLRDIPQSLSVITNLWFYLTPIVYPASVIPEPWQTWIFWLNPLAAIAEVYRDLILVGKVTHQGEWATASVISLLLFAGGLYIYRRLRPAFADVL; from the coding sequence ATGCACGCGAATTTGCTCAAGTCTTTGGTACAGCGGGATTTAGAGGCGCGTTACAAGGGTTCGATTTTGGGAAACTTGTGGCCATTACTCAATCAGTTATCGCAACTGTTGATTTACACCTACGTTTTCTCAATTGTTCTGAAGGTCAAGTTAGATGTTCAGGGCGTACCCGCCAATAATTTAACCTTTGGACTGTGGCTGTTTGCGGGGTTGTTACCGTGGACGGCTTTTTTGGTGGGGTTTATTCAGTCGTCTTCCTCGGTGATTAATCAGCCAAATTTGGTGAAAAAGGTGGTTTTTCCGTTAACCTTGTTACCCCTGGTTCCGGTCTTCAGCGCCTTTATTGAGAGTTCGATGGGGTTAATGGCGTTAATTATCTTAACGGGGTTGATTACTCAAACGCTACACCCGACCCTGTGGTTGCTACCGTTGGTTTGGATTCCTCAGTTATTGCTGACTTCGGGGTTGGGGTATTTGGTGGCGGGGTTGACGGTATTTTTGCGGGATATTCCCCAAAGTTTAAGCGTCATTACCAACCTCTGGTTTTATCTGACGCCGATTGTTTATCCGGCTTCTGTGATTCCAGAACCCTGGCAAACCTGGATTTTTTGGTTAAATCCCCTTGCTGCGATCGCAGAAGTCTATCGCGATCTCATCTTAGTCGGAAAAGTGACGCACCAGGGAGAGTGGGCAACCGCTTCCGTCATATCTCTGCTATTGTTTGCAGGAGGCTTATACATCTATCGACGATTGCGCCCTGCATTCGCTGATGTCCTCTAA
- a CDS encoding ABC transporter ATP-binding protein, whose translation MSEIAISLKNTSKCFKRYARPIDRLQELLLPRRSRAEEFWALREVNLEIPKGQTLGIVGRNGSGKSTLLQIIASTLTPTTGEVQVNGRISALLELGSGFNPEFTGRQNVFFNGQLLGLTRQEIEAKLDEIISFADIGSFLDQPVKTYSSGMFVRLAFAVATSVEPDILVVDEALSVGDEAFQRKCFARIEDIRDRGGTVLFVSHAATTVVELCDAAILMDRGELLLHHAPKFVVSKYQELIYAPADKASGLREEIRQINRLESFAKTLNNGTAVTPKQVVEDAKRFHPLKKEAGEFFDPSLTPENTISYISRGANILEPRITTTAGKVVNHLMGRREYVYTYSVHFVKAASNLRFGMLIKTVTGLELGGASLSPSFHNLNAVEANQTIVVKFRFNCLLHSGVYFLNAGVSGIVDGEFVYLARCIDAAIFRVRSEQQTCGNGIIDFTIEPSLAVAPQAISSDEQIKSV comes from the coding sequence ATGAGTGAAATCGCTATTTCACTAAAAAATACCTCCAAGTGCTTCAAACGCTATGCGCGTCCCATTGACCGCTTGCAAGAACTGCTACTTCCCCGTCGGAGTCGCGCTGAAGAGTTTTGGGCCTTGCGAGAAGTTAATCTGGAAATTCCCAAAGGCCAAACCCTCGGAATAGTCGGTCGCAATGGTTCGGGGAAGAGTACCCTACTGCAAATTATCGCTTCCACCTTGACGCCGACGACGGGTGAGGTTCAAGTCAATGGCAGGATTTCCGCGCTTCTGGAGTTGGGTAGCGGTTTTAATCCTGAGTTTACCGGACGGCAGAATGTCTTTTTTAACGGGCAATTGTTGGGGTTAACGCGCCAAGAAATTGAAGCCAAACTGGATGAAATTATTAGCTTTGCCGATATTGGTAGCTTTCTTGACCAACCCGTGAAGACTTACTCTAGCGGGATGTTTGTCCGGCTGGCGTTTGCGGTGGCGACTAGCGTTGAACCCGATATTCTGGTGGTGGATGAGGCGCTATCGGTGGGGGATGAGGCGTTTCAGCGCAAGTGTTTTGCCCGAATTGAGGATATTCGCGATCGCGGTGGTACAGTCTTATTTGTCTCCCATGCAGCAACGACGGTGGTAGAACTGTGCGATGCCGCTATTTTAATGGATCGCGGCGAATTGCTGTTGCACCACGCGCCGAAGTTTGTGGTTTCTAAATACCAAGAACTGATTTATGCACCCGCCGATAAAGCCAGCGGCCTGCGCGAGGAAATTCGCCAAATTAACCGACTCGAAAGCTTTGCCAAAACCCTCAATAACGGCACTGCTGTGACGCCAAAGCAGGTTGTAGAAGATGCCAAGCGCTTCCATCCTCTCAAAAAAGAAGCAGGCGAGTTTTTTGACCCCAGTCTTACTCCAGAAAATACCATTTCTTACATTTCTAGGGGCGCAAATATTCTAGAACCCCGGATTACTACAACCGCCGGGAAGGTAGTTAATCATTTAATGGGTCGGCGAGAATATGTCTACACATATTCAGTTCACTTTGTCAAGGCTGCTTCTAATCTGCGGTTTGGGATGTTGATTAAAACGGTTACGGGTTTAGAGTTAGGCGGTGCTTCCCTGTCTCCCTCTTTCCATAACTTGAACGCAGTTGAAGCGAACCAAACGATTGTTGTAAAATTCCGGTTTAACTGCCTTTTACATTCCGGCGTTTATTTCCTGAATGCGGGAGTTTCTGGAATTGTCGATGGCGAGTTTGTTTACCTGGCGCGTTGTATTGATGCAGCTATATTTCGCGTTCGTTCGGAACAGCAAACCTGCGGGAATGGAATTATTGATTTTACCATTGAACCGAGTTTAGCTGTTGCTCCCCAGGCTATCTCTAGCGATGAGCAAATCAAATCTGTCTAA